GTAACAATTATTTTCCAATTCATTTCCATTCCCTGCTTTCTTCGGGGGTCCGAGCAAGCACTCTGACTAAATTATTACAATGATAGATGAAACAGCGGTAGATGAAAAGCGGTAGATGAAACGCAAAGAATAGAATCGAACGAAAGGAACCGCTACGTTATCGAGCAAATTGCTTATCGAGCCATTGTTTAGAATTATCGAGCCGTTGTTTCAACGTTCTCACCGCCCCTCGCTTTTTTGTTGCCGTTTCTTTCACTCTCACTATTGGTCGACCGCCTTTTCTTGCAATCTGTTTGTGGGCACATTTGGCACATTCTAAATTCAGCTTCTGATTCTAAACGCTTCTACGGAGCAATGATGTTCAGACTATGTTTGTAATGGCTAGAAGGAATGCTCATCCTTATTTTTGCCGAGCTATAAACAAGTTTTTAATTGATTTCAGTTGCGATCGTACTTACTCCGACTGCTTGAAACAGCTCTCTCAGGATGGGATCCTGGGTAAAAGAAAGGACGCCACTGTCAGTAAAAAAAGCTGTCCTTGGGATCCATCATTCAGTTACCTCAACAGAAAGTTAAGTTACTCACCGAAATAGTTGAGCCGGCTTCGCAGAACAGAGTACTGTTCAGACACTGGAACATTGAAACAGACACCAAAATTCAGAAAATGCTGAAACACAAACACTTCTCAACGCCTGTTCAGGCTTTCAAACGTGTGCGAAATTAGAAGTGCGGCTATATATTTGGTAATAAGTGTCTGAATAACAATTAATGAGAGAGCCGTGAATGAAGCTGGCTATATTAAACCGTCCTCACCGCTCCCACGTTGAACACGCTGGGCAGGCTGATCTGGAGAGGTGCTTGGCAGGCGATGTTTCCAGGACTGAACGCGCCGCAGCTAAACAGCGGGATTCCAAGGGGATTGCAGAGGATGTCCGTGAGGCCACCGATGTCACCGGCTGCAGTGCGGAAGCGAGACAAATTTTATTACGCAACAAGTTGTGCATTGGCGAAATGAAACATTTCTGCGCGTTATTATTTTGTTTCATGCTTCCCAACAGAGTGGTGCTGCTATGAAGAAGCAATCCTTGACTGTAAATTAAGAAGTTATAACTATGCGATTTTTAGTTATGAGGAATTAACAGACAGAGAAGGTGCTGCCTCACTGTGAAGAAGCCTTCCGAAGCATTATAACAAAGCTGTGAATAGCCTTCGTTCTTCAAACACGTGCACGACATTCTAGTTGCTGCAGTGAGCAAACCCATGCAGGATAGCGATATATGGTTTTGCATATCTGCGCTGCACTGAGAAAAAGGTACAAGAAATCAGCAAAGGCCGAATACAAATGTCGAAAGCTGCTGTTCTTACAACGTTCAACACAATCTTACATACAATGCAAAACGTAGAAGCTTCCTAGCAGCGTTCACTTTCGAAATTCTTCCGGATCACCTTAGTAATATTAACACCGGACAAGACGCTACCACTCCTAATGACCTTACGTTGAGCTAGGTGGTGGAATATTTTGAAAACGCTATCGTGTTGCAATGGCTTATAGGAAGACAATACAATTCACATAATAACGAAAGGTCATTGTACATGTCCTTttgtcactgtgttggttgcatTTTCTTTGTGTAAGTCCTTGCAGCATGACGTTTTTTGCAAGTATAGTGTAACCTAAATGTTTCACAGCCTTCCAATCCACGCACAAGAAAGACAGAAGTGTCATGAAAGAGATAGAAAAATTATGAGATCCGTAAGCAATGAGCACTCACACAGGCCCAGTCTTGAAAGAACTGCTTCGAGGAGCCCGATGACGTTGAAGAGCCCAGACACGGGGCTTCCAATCTGAGGTAGTATCTGGAGCACGCACTGTGTAGGAATAAACGGGGGCTCAGTGGTCAGATGAAGAGTAAATGCACAGACGTAAGCAGTCAGCAGATGTGTAGTTTTCCATAAGGCGATATCACTGTCGTTACCACTGGAGTGGCACGTACGGAACAACGGTACACGAGCGTATTTAAATTTGAGAATGGTTTCTATCCGAGCTCGTTGGATGCAGCGCTGCAAGATGGTTTCCAGCAGAAAACAATCACATGGACGGCATGTAAGATGGCAGGCAACGTCAAAAAACTTTCTATGCTATCGAAACTTGCTGAGCTAAGtcattgtgcgtgtgtgtgttttttttttgtttttttttttttagaaagcgaCGGGCCTCTTTTTACAAATAAACGGTGACCTAAAGCCCAGTATGCGCTGCAAAACAAGACGTCACGTGAGCAAGTGCAGCACTTGAGGGCTCCGTCGGCATGCCTCTTTCATTACTTGCTAAGCCGCCGTTCAAGGTTTGAGGGGCCGCCTTGCTATCGCAGAAACACAATTTCTCCTAAAGCTCAAGTTCCGGTTTCAGTGCCATCATATCCCTGCATGGCCCAACGTGTCATAATGTGCTACGCCTACTTTGATACCTCATAATttgtggtgttgagctgctaaccAGGAGATagcaggattgaatcccggccacggcggccgcatttcggtgggggcgcaatgcgaaaacgcccgtgtacttagagctaggtgcacgttaaagaaccccaggtggtccaaactttcggagtcgcccactatggcgtgcctgatagccagatcgtggttttggcacttgaaaccccctaatttattttttatgcCTGATAATCTGAATTTAGGCTCGGTAAACTTAACGCAACCTAATTTAACTAACGTATGTGACTGAACTATGATACGCTCTTGATCTTACTTCACATAGATTACACCAAGAGGAACGCATTTTCAAAGATGTTCTGCTTACTTGATAGAGCTTATGTGGAACGAGATTAAGACTGCAGCGTTTTGATACGCTAGAGCGAGTTCACTATTATGGATAGTACAGCAAACAAATGACTAATGTATTTGTTAGTTATACTAAATCAATATTTGCTCAAATTACACCTAATTGAATAATTGCGCAGATGCACTCTCCTAGGtcagaaataaaagtgaaaaaatAGTCCTAATTTTATTTGACGTATAACAGTGCTTCTTCATCATAGAGGTAATTAAATACTGGACAATGAGGTATACACAACATGATTGTGCGTCCatttttttcgctctctctcagAGACTGCAAACAGGTTTGTTTTCATTGCAAGTAACAGTGCTGGCGCAACATTATGGATTTCCTGCTGCTGACTTACCCGGAGGACACGGGTGAGGTCTGGTACTAGGCCCGACTGAAAAGGATAGAGGTGTTCGAAGGTTAATCACTTCATCCTTTTGCCGCgtattaaaaaaaagcattcatATGTCCAAGCATCGATTAACGAAGATATATTTGAGCTAGTATGTCAGATGTTTTGTTATATTTCTTTAACAGGCACTGAAAAGTATGAGGATACAGCAACACGAATACAGGACGACCGGCTAAGTGACTGATTTGTGCTGTATAATTGCGGTGTCTATGGGAGACATTATAGCAGCGCGCAATGAAATGTCGGAAGGCCAACAGCCGGCATGGTTAACTTGGCAATCAAGCCTTTTCTCAAGCTTTTGCGAATCCCTAGGCTTTGATTGTTCAGATACTCAAACTTCATTATGACATCAGTAGACTTTAATGATTGTGGTCCAAACACCGAAGAAAACGCCCCGCCCCGTTCGAGGCAAAGAATCAATAAACCTGTCGTTTCAAGCAAAGCGTGCACACAAGCACACCTCGTCATTGGGGGGTGAACAACTTACCGACGTATCAGGACAAGCTCTCAGCGTAGttccgaggcactggaagtaaaAAAATAACGCCAGTTTATATATAACAAGGCCACTCCGTTTTCTCGTTCGAGAGTAATATCTTACACCTATTCAGAACAAACAGATGGTGGGACACCCTCTCGCTTATTCTGTTTCTTACGCTGAATAATCGCACGAATAAAATTGGCTTTATTTATTTCCTCTCAATATTGAGCACCTAAATATGAAGCGAGTTCACTTTGCTGTGCAAATACAATGAGAGACCAAGGGGGACTGTACAAAATAAATATTCCTTTCAAAATAACGAGGACTGATTTACTTTTACTTACCACTTATTTGTTGAACTGCATCTGGCCAATTTGTAAATGTTATTGTAATTTTAGAATGCCTTGCGCAAACTACACGATGACAAAATTAGCTCAACTTACATTACTATATGTCCCCCTATAAAAGGAAGTCAAAATGCTTTGTAAGAACGCTTTCATCGGAAGCCGAAACCAGATTTAAAAGCTACGACACTTCGAAACTCCAAGAGCATTTTTTAATGACATTGCTTATGACTCACCTCTCCCAAGTTCAGGATATTGGGAAGTGTAACATTGATGCATTGCCCTGCGCAGGAACAAAGAAAAGATCATGTTATGTTTCGGCGCGGTAGAACACTAACAATAACATGGGTACATTTCATGTGTTTGCAGCTTTGAACATCTGCTTCGAACAGTTTGGCCATTGTTGGGTCGTGTTATACGGCATATGACCACAGACTCTCATATTGTCATCAGCGGATTTATTCTAAATGAGTCGCCGGATACGCGAGAATGTTAGCGCACATTGACATTTCGCCATGCAGTAATGAATGAATGCTTATCAAAATTAAGTTCTCCACTACGGTGCCACCTATGTCACATATATTGTGGTGGAGCTTAAAACTCCACAATTCACTGAATGGCCAATCATCACAAAAGTAAAGTTCGTGTAGTCTACTAAAGGTATGTAGCGCCAATCAGAAGCTTTGCCTGTATTCACGAAAACATACTTAAACTATAGCAATTTGTAATGAAAATGCCCACCAATCGTTATGCCGGACATATTATTATGTAAGGCTGCCGGCCAATGAGAAAGAACACTCATGAACAAAAACCTTTCTGAATTTGGCCCCTGATTGCATCAGTGTTCATAACTATAATTTCAGTGAGAATGCTTCAGGGCGTGttgaaaataaattttaatgaaaaaatatataattttatAGTCAGGCCGCTTGAATTCTTTTCTTaactgtgtttttctttttcaagtgcCATACCCATAAAAGATCCACAAGACAAAGAGGGATCTGTATATGTGGCACATCTCTAAAGGTTATTTTACTGAAAAGCAAATTGAGAACTTGAGCGAATAAGGTAAGAGACACGGCGGTATACAAGCGAAGCTATGAAAAGCAACAACTGAGCTTACCATTCACTGCAGGCAAAATGGCCACTCCAAACACGAGGAGCGCGTACGACATTGCTGGAGCCATCTTGCTGACGTCTAAATTATCGAAAAGTTCACACGCAAGGccctaatctaaagctccctCTTGAGTTGGTTAGCGGGACAAAAATCGAAATCACAGTCAATGAAACCGTATGGCAAAGCAACTCCTACGCGTACACTGCTctgagagtcaagccagcgtagTCGTAGTCTACCAGAAAAAGTCAGAGCGGCTTAGCCAGGAGAAACTCGGTAGGTTTGCATCCCAGGTGTTGGGAGCTTCCAATTTAAACTCCGCGAAAGTCTTGTTTTCGAAACCAAGAACGGCCAACAGTTGGCTCAGAGCTTGACGGATGCTGTCGACGTAGCGTAAGCAAAGCCAGCTCACTGGCTACACCACGAGTATGCAGCAGATTGTCGGAAAACAACTCCGCGGTGTTTTCTCCCCAAGCATGTGCGATGGTGAGTGGCTCCGACTTGTCTTCCATTGGCTGTCGGGGAAGCCGCGAAACGTGGAGTGTAGCGAACCCTTCACAAGTTCCGTACAAGGTTGGATCCGCGAAGCGCGTCCCGCTAATTGAGTGCAGCATTACGAAAGCTGAAGCTTGCTTCCGATCGTACAAAGCCGTGTTGCACCTCGATGAAGAAAGGTTCTCCTAGTGACTGGCTGCTTGCTATTATTATTGCGTGGCTCCGCTGGTATGTTTTGACCGGTCGCGACGGAAACAATGCAACGGCCAAGCACTCATTGGCCAATCACGAATGTTTTCATTCGTCAAACAGTCTCGGACTCTTGACATTCTGAACCGTTCCGGCACATACCTGTTCAAGACTTCCTCATTACAGCGATACCCGTTAAGAATACTTTCTGCAATTTTTCTGGCATCTGACTCAGAGGTCGCCACTTTACCCAGCGTTGTCATGTTGTTTGCCCCAGAAATCGCCAGGAAAGACATTTCTTCCCCAGCCGTGATTGCATTCCGAGGTTGCAGCGGGCAAGCCATCCTTCCTTCGTCATTACGTCGTACCATGATGGCGTTTTCGCCGTTGtgcacgttgttgttgttgccacaGGAGCAGCTATCGCTGAATTCGGGGGCCATAGAAACGGTTTATCTTTGTGCGTCTCTCTACAATGCCTATTCCTTCACAAACAACGCAGCTTTCCCACCGACTCAGCATCGTTTTCGCGCGGATACCGGAAAACTAGTTGAGTAATACAGCTTCGTACAGAAACTTTCGCTATCAAGTTGCTTGCACCAgttggaaaataaagtttattctatctatctgtGCCCAAACAGCTGCACCGTATTATTGGCCCAGAATGCATGGCCTCCCCTCGCGAGCCTTGTCCCTTGGAAAAGTTTTGTTGTCGACAATAGGCACTGTTTGTGTCgaacatttttttgttgttgcaggGAGTGACAGCTGGGTGTTGTCGGTGCCCCTTTAAGAGTGAATCCTCCTGTCAAAAGCCGGCTTCCGGAATCCACACGCCGCGTAGTTGAGGTGGCCGTGAATTTTGAGCGAGTAAAACCAGACACCCCCTTCCTTCCCTCCTCCTCTACATCAGTCTAGGGGGATGCTTTGCGCTTAAAACAACGTAACAAAACCATTACGCAAGCTTTCCAGCGTAGTTAAGCAAGTCAACGCAAACAGGATGGCGGATGACAGCGTTTGCGTGGCGCTATTATCTACATAACACGCCGCTCAAGCtactgtcattctttcgtgcgggtaaaaattaaagaagaaagaaacaaatggcCGCCTATAGCCTATTCAAGTGTTACTGTAAGCTTAGCACACGCCTATCCAACGGATGACTTCGATTTGTAAGGCTCGTTGAGGACGATTAACATGCTTGAGAAATCGGCAGCTTTGCCCGAAGGGCGAAGACACTGATagcaatagcaaggtttagcgttggaCTCAAACTCATCGGACGGTGTTCTTGCTATAAGCGGGTGGATTATACGCCGGTGCAACATACGCAGATGCGCGCAAATTTCTTGCACCCTTAAAAGATTCACGTCGTGCAAGGCATGTAATGGTATTGCGCAGGCGCCACTGTGCTGCCCGTAAATAGCGGTACCCGTAACATTACATCACTTTCATATTTTGAGCCCTAATGTTGTTTCACTTTATCCGACAGTATGTGAAAATTTAAGATGAATGGCACGCGCTGGGAATGAAATTTAtcgtactttttttttgcacgctgcaACTCAAACAAGTTCTGGGGAATAAAAGAAGCCAAGAACATGAGGCCTGGTTTCAGCAACATCTGTCGCTGAGTGGCACAGCACCTACTTTGCATATGCGACATACTTCAACATATACCTTACATATACATAAATCTATGTGATACGTCACGATGAATGCGGCAGCAAAAAATCACCTGGAGtgaccatataattgctgtcgcaatattAAACTCCCTTATCACATTGTATAGTCCGCAGCGGACAAACAGCCTCAGCCTGAATCCGGAGCTAAGGCAGACGCTTTGTTTGTTCTCCCACTGTTGATAACTTAATATCTCTATCTTCCTGCGGCCCCTCTATCTTCCTTAGTAGATAACAAGGAGGTGCCTTTGTAGCGCCAGCATAATACCAAAGAGATATCACGTATGCAATCGCAGAAATACGTTAAATGGTGCCCGTCCTACGATAAACGTCTTGCAGTATTTCTATGATCGCACTGTCCGGCCAATAATTGTGAAGTCTATGTAGAACTTTATGAGTTAGGGCAATTGGTTGTCACTGTGAAAAAggaaggcccgtattcacaaaagagtTTTAGAGCCAGAACTGGTCGTAAGCGCCAGCGTCAACCATTTGTTATGTTGGACGTAATGGAGGGTCAAAAGGAGTTCCAGAAGGCCTATATGGTTAGTGAATGTGTGGTTGGTTTGGGTTTTCTTGCGCTCCTAATTCATGTCGCGcagtagagagctttagattgTCTGTTAAGCACATTGCCCTTTTAGGGATAGCGAGTTACCGGAGATGTGGACTGTAGCCAAAACCGCTGATAGCACCATCCCGCGGTGAAACGTTAAATCAAAGATGACGCAAAGCTATTATAGTGCGGTGACCTGCCATATCCAAAGTGGTGTAAAGCGTCGGTAGCGGCATAATTGCTAACTTACAGCCCTCTTGTGATTTTCCTCTGGAAAGGCCACTCACGCAACAAAGAGACGCTTCGGACGCGCTACTGACAGACAAAAGCGTTACTAGATGTCGCTAGCAGCATTGCGTTCCTGCCGGCCACGGCACATGCATCCCGGTACCTCATACGTTTGTGGACAAACTTATTTTTGGCAAACGCGGTGGGCCAATAGCAAACAGCACTTATGAACGacaagcttcgtgaattcggccctaCGTGTGGGCATTGTGCTTAAGATAAAATTTAATGACGTAGAGGACTACGGTTGTCTTGTAGAACTCGGACAAGGTGTGCTGTTGTCTTCAGAAAGAGCACCAGTACCGTAAAACAccagctttatatatatatatatatatatatatatatatatatatatatatatatatatatattgaaagcaCCTTGATCGTGTTCTTACGAaccattttcctttttttacgtATCTTGAATTTCCTCCTCACCTTTCTTGCCCGTTTCCCCAAGTGCAGAATAGTCAACTGAAcagttactgtgattaacatctGTGCCTTTATTCTGCTATTTGCTCTATCTTCATCCATTCTGAAACGTTTCCATGTGCTGCAGAGTAGGTCAGCAAGTTAATATTTTTGAATGTGGTAGGGATTTTGTTATAATTCATTTCGAAATGCTCTATTTTTAGAGATCAACGCTGTGCACCGCCGCCGGCCATGCCGGTAGAGATTGTACCTGAACCCTACTAAAAATTGCATAAAGGTCCCTCAGAAACCAATGTTGCCGTGGCCGCCGCACCTCAGTCGTATCCACAATCCGTATTTCCATGTGGACGTCCTCCTGGGATTTCGAGCGAAGACAGCCACATCCCCAGATTTCACATTGGGGATGCTTCTTTCTTAGTGAGGTAGGAAGTTGGGCTTCTTCAATTGACGCATACTCCAAATCAGCATGCAAAAGGAAAGCAACGTGACGGGGACACAGGACGAGCCTTGTCGAACAGGTGAATTTTATTAGGgccaaaacacaaacaaaaaacaacacCCTTCACCGCGCCGAGATAGCGCTTCGTAAATGCTTCCGAGTTCCAAGCGCGCTCATAACTGTGAATTCACCACTGATGATTTCGTTCTGCGAATGAATTAACTAATCTCCATAACGGTCAAGGAATGAAGAAAACAAATAGCTAAAGGCGTGAAGAATTTTATTTCCCATTAAGTAATGGATACATTAATTGGTTCATTCATTCTTGAAAACACAACTggttttcctttctttagcgtGCAGGCGGGTTTACACGTAGGAATTGCACAAGTATATTCGCTTTCAAGCAGATGCATCACCGCCGTTAATTCGTGGAATGGCTTCCAGTGACTTGCAATTCAGAATTCAAGAGAGCGTCGGTGCAATGAGCACGTGGCTAAGGCAATGGCATCTATAATTCAAAGGTAGGTTTTTATTTTAGGCATAATTTTGCGTACACAGTTTTGCGTATGCATGTCGCGCACACAGGGTTATCTGCACACTGTCACTGAATTTGCCACACACATGCATCCTAGCTCAATAATTTTACGATAATAAACAGAGAACCGATAACAAATAAGGACACGAAACACTTTATTACTTGCGTACGGAAGAAACGACTACAAAAATACAAATTGGCTTTAAAATGATAAGTTTGCTTAATAACGTTCTGTGCAGATGAAAGCTAAAATACCAGAAAGACAATTCAACAATATTCGTTTGACACCGGTACTGACACTAGGATGGGCACGGTCCAATCATGCAAGCCATTTTAAGGGCAATCGCCAAAAGGTTTCACGTGGCATCATGCCGTTCAACTCATCACTACGAACCCTGATTCTTTATACAATGTCCGGGACAGTTTCCGACTTTATGTCAGGCACAATGTCAGACAGTGTGTCAGACTACTGAGCTAGCTGAGCCCAGTTCTGCCCGGCAGCTCTGACGTTTGTAGAGCAAATGATAAGCCGGCTAAGAATTCCTGGCCATCCAAGTATGATAAAAATACTGAAATCTCAAGTTTCTGAGTTTACACAATCAAACTTCACCGAAAGGACACATTTATGCAAAAGCTTCTGCTCTGGTATTCATAAAAAGATCAACTGGAATGagtgaaagaaataaaaatttagcAGGTCGTGTAGTAGGACGAACAATTTAGCGAGGTTGCAGTCATTGCCTTTGGGACCCTCATCTGCACACCATCTGTTACGTATTCATTGCTATTGAATGGAGAAGAAACTTCAATTTGTGACTGATATGCACTGAACATCGTCTCACTCATTCCATATAAATGATCATGTGTCCATTGTTCATCTTTCTTCATGTTTCGGTACCCATGATTACTGTGGCTGTGCTACACAGATTGCATTCCGCATAAGCGAAAGGATATGTACGGTCATCATTCAACCATGAGTCTAGCTGTACACATTAATTAGGAGATACTTctttcctttaatttttattgagCGCTGTGCAACATGGCAGGTaggaacgcgtttttttttttcgctgacaaTCTGTGGGGGATTTACCGGCACACTGGTGTACCTGCACCTGTGGGAATATGCTTCCTAGTATCCGAACTCCGGATAAGGGCGGAGACAAGCTTGCATGATAATTAATGGCCGCGTTTTAGGTCAAAACGAATGACACGGTCTTTAATAATATGACACGTACAGCATGTTGCGCAGGACCGAACGAAGGTTCCCGGTAAAGGTACTGTGATGGCTAGGTTGTATGGCTGTATGGCTAGGTTGTTAAAATGGCTGTAAATGTGTTTCCGCTCATTCTGCCATGAATAAAGATTAATAGCGAGTTGGTGCCTATTCTGCGTATGTCTCTGTCATAGTGTAATGTGCGCTCCTATTTAATGGAACACTACTGACATGATATTTCTGATTTGTCATTTCTTTTCCTGTAAGTAAGGTTCCGCATGGTCTAAACCATACAAAATATGCTGAATAGTGATAGCGTGTCATAAATAGCTTAACGGTGCTACTTGTTTTGTGCACCGGCCATGGTGGTGCAATGCCTTTGGccctgcgctgctaagcacgaagtgaTCGTAAAGTCGTTACTTATTGGCTCTCACTGTTTCTGCGATCGGGGCAGCGGCGACACAAAACCGCCGCAGGAAGAAACGTGTGCAACACCATTGTTCGTTCTTTTCTCGTGAGCAGTGCCACTGTAGTCGACCTCATTTCCACACGACGCGAAACAGTGTTTTTGCTCGGCGCCATGACACCACAATAATGTCGACGACGCGATACTTAAGATTTCGAGACCAATGTTAGTATAAAACTAATTACCCTATAAGAGCTTACCCACCTTAGGGCTTGCTCAATTTCAACTATTTACGCCTTATTTAGGCACGAGGTACAGTGTCTAAGACTTCAAATATATGTATTCCTTATATTTTAAGCACGTAAATGTAAACGAACTAGCACAGCAAACGCGTTCTTTTTATGGTATGTTCTTTTTAGCTTATTTATGTTGTTGTCAGTATAATTCAAATTTATTTGTGGGGTTTACTACCCCGAAAGTGCATAGTGTGTTGTGAGGGACGGCCTTATGGTGAATGTTCCGGAGTTAGTTTTGACCAC
Above is a genomic segment from Dermacentor andersoni chromosome 8, qqDerAnde1_hic_scaffold, whole genome shotgun sequence containing:
- the LOC126525702 gene encoding uncharacterized protein, with translation MAPAMSYALLVFGVAILPAVNGQCINVTLPNILNLGECLGTTLRACPDTSSGLVPDLTRVLRCVLQILPQIGSPVSGLFNVIGLLEAVLSRLGLSGDIGGLTDILCNPLGIPLFSCGAFSPGNIACQAPLQISLPSVFNVGACLNSTLFCEAGSTISDPILRELFQAVGCILSVTPEGLQLDLVSSLVCPLVDILNSSLNEFTALLPFRFLTRGITNAVNSLTNNLLGAVGNCDR